The proteins below are encoded in one region of Garra rufa chromosome 12, GarRuf1.0, whole genome shotgun sequence:
- the tnfrsf18 gene encoding tumor necrosis factor receptor superfamily member 18 produces MDTAKLWFTLLCVCSSWILCLAIQCDWRTEYEYGNRCCKACPSGEYPKVPCPKSGDSVCQKCSTAVSPSDKCFCKDNHLCFDDKCTTCNPRERCKPGHQLRRTGAYDYTFYCDPCEDNFYNDVEDSTCKPITKCVGGEIFPGNRTHNSRCASSVKFTTVPRGNQDEEKDTQATHPFMLACLAVAVLTFLVFIIYIVCQFVRYKMRTKISKAYTQRIVLPPDSCSCKLSKEEEGEEDDYKSEVSDVLCKHHLHSFP; encoded by the exons ATGGACACTGCTAAGCTCTGGTTTACGCTGCTCTGTGTTTGTAGCAGCTGGATTTTGTGTCTGGCTATACAATGTGACTGGAGAACCGAGTATGAATATGGAAACAGATGCTGTAAAGCCTGTCCTTCAG GTGAGTATCCCAAAGTACCATGTCCAAAGAGCGGTGACAGTGTGTGTCAGAAATGTTCAACAGCTGTTTCACCTAGTGACAAATGTTTCTGCAAAGACAATCACTtatgttttgatgataaatgtACAACGTGTAATCCCAGGGAGAGATGTAAACCTGGACATCAGCTGAGGAGAACTG GTGCCTATGATTATACTTTCTATTGTGATCCATGTGAAGACAACTTTTACAATGATGTTGAGGACAGCACGTGTAAACCCATTACAAA GTGTGTTGGTGGTGAAATCTTCCCTGGGAACCGGACCCACAATTCAAGATGTGCCTCTTCTG TTAAGTTCACAACAGTTCCCAGAGGAAACCAAGATGAAGAAAAAGACACCCAGGCTACTCATCCTTTTATGTTGGCCTGTTTAGCAGTCGCTGTGTTGACCTTCCtggtttttattatatatattgtttgtCAATTTGTTAGATACAAGATGCGCACAAAAA TAAGCAAAGCGTACACACAAAGGATAGTACTGCCCCCAGATTCATGCAGTTGCAAACTATCCaaggaggaggagggtgaggaAGATGACTACAAGTCAGAGGTTTCCGATGTCCTTTGCAAGCATCATCTCCACAGCTTTCCTTGA
- the arl8ba gene encoding ADP-ribosylation factor-like protein 8B-A → MLALINRLLDWFKSLFWKEEMELTLVGLQYSGKTTFVNVIASGQFSEDMIPTVGFNMRKVTKGNVTIKIWDIGGQPRFRSMWERYCRGVNAIVYMVDAADREKVEASRNELHNLLDKPQLQGIPVLVLGNKRDLPNALDEKQLIEKMNLAAIQDREICCYSISCKEKDNIDITLQWLIQHSKSRRS, encoded by the exons ATGTTGGCACTCATTAACCGCCTCCTGGACTGGTTTAAGTCTCTCTTTTGGAAGGAAGAAATGGAGTTAACCCTCGTCGGGCTGCAGTATTCGGGGAAAACGACGTTTGTTAACGTAATCGCG tCAGGCCAGTTCAGCGAAGACATGATTCCCACGGTCGGGTTCAACATGAGGAAGGTCACAAAAGGCAACGTCACCATCAAG ATCTGGGATATAGGAGGTCAGCCGAGGTTCAGAAGCATGTGGGAGCGATACTGTCGTGGGGTGAATGCAATAGT GTACATGGTGGACGCAGCAGACCGGGAGAAGGTTGAAGCTTCCAGAAACGAGCTGCACAATCTTCTAGACAAGCCACAGTTACAAGGCATCCCT GTGTTGGTGCTCGGGAATAAGAGAGATCTACCTAATGCATTGGATGAGAAACAGCTAATTGAAAAAAT GAACTTGGCTGCTATTCAGGACCGGGAGATTTGCTGCTACTCTATTTCCTGCAAAGAGAAAGATAACATTG ACATTACGCTTCAATGGCTAATCCAGCACTCAAAGTCAAGAAGAAGCTGA
- the edem1 gene encoding ER degradation-enhancing alpha-mannosidase-like protein 1, whose amino-acid sequence MQWRSIVVGLVVLRVLLNCAVWLVFGLGPSWGFDFPIKFTFNLHKIELLKEDDGATVKTNAWSQHMYDSRDLQAKTCSKINGNSPNKSYLSFFFQEGRDEYERKYSSFPDALKVKMRGMARDMFYFGYDNYMKFAFPEDELNPIACEGRGPDVLNPSNININDVLGNYSLTLIDALDTLLILGNVTEFHRAVKLVIDTVSFDKDSTVQVFEANIRILGGLISAHILLTDPRHPFGDIALKDYDNELLHLAHDLAVRLLPAFENTSTGIPYPRVNLKKGVPPDSINETCTAGAGSLLVEFGILSRLIGDSTFEWVARRAVKALWNLRSNETGLLGNVVNIQTGQWVGKQSGLGAGMDSFYEYLLKSYILFGEKEDYRMFSAAYESIQSHLRRGREACNEGEGDPPLYVNVNMFNGQIMNTWIDSLQAFFPGLQVLNGDVENAICLHAFYYAIWKRFGALPERYNWQLQAPDVLFYPLRPELVESTYLLYQATKNPFYLHVGMDILESLEKNTKVRCGYATLHHVVDKSKEDRMESFFLSETCKYLYLLFDEDNPLHKSENKYIFTTEGHVVPIDQRFREKSWEDQFPCEEPNNEPPANISNCERIPEERRYGLPLKSIYMRQIDHMVGLS is encoded by the exons ATGCAATGGAGGTCAATAGTCGTGGGTCTTGTCGTTTTGAGGGTGCTGCTGAATTGCGCCGTGTGGCTGGTGTTTGGACTGGGACCCAGCTGGGGCTTTGACTTCCCCATTAAATTCACGTTCAACTTGCATAAGATTGAACTTCTCAAGGAGGACGATGGAGCCACCGTCAAAACAAACGCCTGGTCACAGCACATGTACGACAGCAGAGACCTTCAAGCGAAGACCTGCTCCAAGATTAATGGGAATTCACCAAATAAATCCTACCTCAGCTTCTTCTTTCAGGAGGGCAGAGATGAGTATGAGAGAAAGTACAGCTCTTTCCCTGACGCGCTGAAAGTGAAGATGAGGGGAATGGCCCGAGACATGTTTTATTTCGGTTATGATAACTACATGAAGTTTGCCTTTCCAGAGGATGAACTCAACCCTATAGCTTGTGAAGGTCGAGGGCCTGATGTGCTCAACCC ATCAAATATCAACATCAACGATGTCCTTGGAAACTACTCTTTGACCCTCATCGATGCTCTTGATACGCTATTG ATTCTTGGAAATGTGACAGAGTTCCATCGAGCTGTTAAGCTTGTGATTGACACGGTTTCCTTCGACAAGGACTCAACTGTTCAAGTCTTTGAAGCCAACATTAG AATCCTTGGCGGTTTGATCTCAGCCCATATTCTGCTGACTGATCCACGGCACCCGTTTGGGGACATAGCACTGAAAGACTATGACAATGAGCTGCTGCACCTGGCACATGACCTGGCTGTTCGACTACTACCTGCCTTTGAGAACACTAGCACAGGCATTCCCTATCCTAGG GTGAATTTAAAGAAAGGCGTCCCTCCTGACAGCATTAATGAGACCTGTACAGCAGGGGCTGGCTCTCTGCTTGTGGAGTTTGGCATTCTAAGCCGTCTGATTGGCGACTCGACATTTGAGTGGGTCGCACGGCGAGCTGTTAAAGCTCTGTGGAACTTGAGAAGCAATGAAACTGGTTTGTTGG GGAATGTGGTGAACATTCAGACTGGTCAATGGGTGGGGAAGCAGAGCGGACTTGGTGCTGGCATGGACTCGTTCTATGAGTACCTCCTAAAGTCTTACATCTTGTTTGGAGAGAAAGAAGACTACAGGATGTTCTCTGCAGCTTACGAGAGCATTCAGAGCCACCTGAGAAGAGG AAGAGAGGCATGTAATGAAGGAGAGGGTGACCCACCACTCTATGTGAATGTGAACATGTTCAATGGACAGATCATGAACACATGGATTGACTCTCTGCAGGCATTCTTCCCTGGGCTACAG GTTTTGAATGGAGATGTTGAAAATGCCATTTGCCTTCATGCCTTCTACTATGCAATCTGGAAGCGTTTTGGCGCGCTTCCGGAAAGATACAACTGGCAGCTTCAGGCACCAGATGTTCTCTTCTACCCTTTAAGACCAGAACTAGTAGAATCCACATACCTACTCTATCAG GCAACCAAGAATCCTTTTTATCTTCATGTTGGGATGGACATTCTTGAAAGCCTTGAAAAAAATACCAAAGTCAG GTGTGGTTATGCCACTCTTCATCATGTGGTGGATAAGTCCAAAGAAGATCGCATGGAAAGTTTCTTCCTAAGCGAAACCTGCAAATATCTTTATCTG CTCTTTGATGAAGACAACCCACTGCACAAGTCTGAGAATAAGTACATCTTCACTACAGAAGGCCATGTAGTCCCGATAGATCAGCGCTTCAGGGAAAAGAGTTGGGAAGACCAATTTCCATGTGAAGAGCCTAACAACGAGCCCCCAGCCAACATAAGCAAC TGTGAAAGGATTCCTGAAGAGCGACGTTACGGCCTTCCGCTAAAGAGCATATACATGAGGCAAATAGACCACATGGTGGGGCTGTCCTGA